Proteins encoded in a region of the Phaenicophaeus curvirostris isolate KB17595 chromosome 1, BPBGC_Pcur_1.0, whole genome shotgun sequence genome:
- the LOC138719703 gene encoding suppressor of cytokine signaling 1-like, producing the protein MIRGRPDDLHNTHTTVSRPQRQHRSVLPSPAPPTLPDRFRMFRSCEWEVLERSLNILQASDFYWGPLSVGEAHAKLQREPVGTYLVRDSSQGNCLFSLSVRMPTGPVSLRISFQEGYFRLKNWFSDCVVRLLELVVAGTRNNPLHFDEMGGTPLVFSEPLCRSRRAVPTLRELCCRSLPASTMTGDGAGLQGSMGMHSREEMVSPPVGRSGSEGSMVASPSPSWARR; encoded by the coding sequence atgatcagagggaggCCAGATGATCTGCACAACACTCACACCACTGTTTCTCGTCCGCAAAGGCAGCATCGGAGCGTTCTCCCCAGCCCCGCGCCCCCCACTTTGCCCGATCGTTTCCGGATGTTTCGCAGCTGCGAGTGGGAGGTCCTGGAGCGATCCCTCAATATCCTCCAGGCCAGTGACTTCTACTGGGGCCCCTTGTCCGTGGGGGAAGCTCATGCCAAGCTCCAGCGGGAGCCTGTCGGTACCTACTTGGTGCGGGACAGCTCGCAGGGGAACtgcttgttcagcctgagcGTGCGGATGCCGACGGGGCCCGTCAGCCTTCGAATCTCTTTCCAGGAGGGCTATTTCCGCCTAAAGAACTGGTTTTCAGACTGCGTGGTccggctgctggagctggtggtggcAGGGACCCGGAACAACCCCTTGCACTTTGATGAGATGGGGGGTACCCCCCTGGTCTTCTCTGAACCCCTGTGCCGGAGCCGCCGGGCAGTGCCCACGCTGCGAGAACTGTGTTGCCGGAGCCTCCCTGCCAGCACCATGACcggggatggagcagggctcCAGGGCTCCATGGGAATGCACTCAAGGGAGGAGATGGTCTCACCTCCGGTTGGAAGGAGTGGCTCGGAAGGGAGCATGGTCGCCAGCCCCTCTCCATCCTGGGCCAGGAGATGA